TTTGAACGAAGTCATTCGCATAACAACAACTTGAGAAATTCACGAAATATTGCTAGTATATCAGGCTGGTTGGTTATAGTGTGATTTTTTAGTTTAATCTTCTAACAGATTTATCTACctaattaaatttgaatttgattttgtatTAAACTTaaagaataaagatatttttcttatCCTTTTATGTAGCTAAAGAttattcaaattcaataaatataaaattagttaTGACTATATTTTAAAAGGTTTAAGATTATTTATTGTTAGTTAggatttattttcatatttttcaaattttaaattagatatgttagtgtttttagtatattatcttttaatattttatcaTGAAAGTAAAATTCAAATTACTATGAATTTAATTAATGAATTAGTTATTGAATAATAAATATGATAAAGAAAAACTGAGATGTTACAATTAaactgaataacataaaaaatttaaaggaCTATTCGCATCATTTACTGAtacaatattatattattatacatCTTTAATAACAATTACTCTCCTAATTTAAATGAATTAAAAATATCAACTTATTTTCTCGAAATATCTAATAATACCTTTAATTAACTTAGTTGAATAGATATTAATTACATTACACGTGttcatttatttaaaaatattttttatttattaatacaaTTTTAAATCCCATTAAAATTCATTTATTACTTTTTTAAACACATgtctattattttatttgaaaaattatttaaaaattaaaagaaaaatgagtagaTAAATATATGTTCAACAAATTTGGCACGTGttgttagtcaccaaaaaaaaaaaatttgaaacatGTGTCAATCCTTGACCTTTTTTATTCAAAGCGCCATAATTATTGCTCCTATTTAATTCAACGAACCAAACCCTTTTTTCGCATTGCAtcttttatttgtgaaattttgAATGCAACTTATTAGTTGCAACTTGCAAGGCTGAAAACTCATATTTGGTGTCTCCAACGAATAACACACCAAAGATGATTGATGAAAACGCTTCCGCCGCCGCAACAACCACCGTTAGCCACCATCACGATGCCTCACTTTACGACGACGACGGCCGCCCGAAACGAAGAGGTAACAATACAAATTAATCCAATCCATGTATGTATGTTATTATAATGTTATCACAatctcttccttttctttctcattttagttttatcaacggagatgaataaaaaaaaattgaattcaagtcttttatgattttcttgtaatcagttctattttattttctcgagttcttttttttttttttaaattgaattttagtTTGGGATTTGCTAGCGGCTCTCAAATTTTCCAGATTTTTCcggaaataaaaaattgaaacaatatTTACTTAATAAATATTAAACACACATTATTCATATAGTTCAATAAATGTACCTTGAAAATAACGAAATACAGCTGTGTTATTTAGATAACACTAGGCTAAGAATAATTGAAGTTGTCCTTCATTATATATGAAGAGATTTTCAATGgggttttattaattattatttaaatggaATAATTTGTTATGATACTATATATTTTTTGGTGTAGGAACTGTGTGGACGGTAAGTTCTCATATAATAACAGCAGTGATTGGATCTGGAGTTTTGTCGGTAGCATGGTCGATAGCACAATTAGGTTGGATTGCTGGCCCTATTATTATGATCTTCTTTAGTCTCGTCACTTTGTATACTTCATATTTTCTTGCAAATTGTTATCGTGCTGGAGACCCTATTACTGGCAAGAGGAGCTACACTTACAtggaagccattggcaacattctCGGTAAATACAAACAAAACTATGTTAGATATGCTAGTTGTCTGAGcaaatttttatgtaaaaaataaatgttACGTGTTATGTTAAgtaattcaataataaaaaaaatcttaaaagttaAACATTGTATAGATAATATGCAATTAACattaatataaaagaaaaaaatatctgaaatttttaaaaataagaatatccgaaattttattaaaagaaatatttaaaatataaactcGACAAAATTTCATCTTAAGTGAATTTTATATTGATCTTGATTGACAACCTAAAATTATTTCATTATTAATATATTGATACTGAAATTTTACAATATAATATGATAAGACAGCTATGTTGTGACTATTTTAATTGGAcgattttttaaaataagatcCGAATAAATAAATAGGTTGAAGTGAatcttaattgaaaaagattgggaatcaattttttttaaaataacatttttttcttcttttagattTCTCTTTTTGTCTCCTTAACCTTTGAGCATCTGTTACTATTATTTTGTGGGTTGATTATTGGGTgacaaaattaaagttaattccCTAACAAAACTATTTTACAATATGATGTGTCatgttattaattatttatatatgttttgAGTGGAttatgtgaaaaatatttttcatctctTTAGATTCTATTGAGTGAATAATTTTAAAACTCTATAGTCACATAAATGTTGCATACCATTGCAGGAGGGAAAAATGTTTATTTTTGTGGGATAATACAATATGCAAATCTTTATGGAACTACAATAGGATATACAATTGGGGCCTCTCTTAGCATGATGTGAGTTTAGTTATTAACCCTAACTTTTTATCTTTGAGTtgatattatttaaatattttgatTTGGAATAATTTAAATTGACTACTACGACTATTACCTCTTATTAtgtcaactcaaatcaattagtcATAGTTCActagatttaattttaatttgaaaaatgggtttaatttctattttatttgtaaAACTTTCTTAAGCTAACATTTCATCAAATATAGGTTGTCattacatatttataataaaaaaaattggtaatactagaaagagaaaaaaaatagccAAAATTTATATTCTGACtgattttgattaaattttttttgttactagatattttaaaaaaaaaattaactcttgGATAAAACTAGAGAAATAAATAATTGGAATAAGAATTTATTAATTTGGTCTCTCAAATTTTTCGAGTGATTCAATTCAATCTCGTAATTATTAATTAGCATAATAACCTATCAAAACAAAAATTTAACTCCACAATTTAATTTGGTCATCCAAATTTGacaatataatttaatttgatcTTTTCGTTGTCATTCCATAAATTTCGTGAAGGTGTAACATGTTACATAAAATGTCAAATTGAATTATATATCATCAAATTTTGAAGATCGAATTTGGATCATTTGAAATCAAGAAGCCAAACTAAGTCGCGGAATTAATTTGACCATCATATATAAGTCAATTAAAATTTGACGGACCAAATTGAGTTACATATGAGATTTGAGAGGACTAATTAAATCAAGCTTTTACTCTAAGAGAAATTGTAAGCTTAGTTTTAAAATAATTTCAACTGTATATATAGTCATCATGTTACTAAAATTACTTCAATATCAAGAAATAATTGATAGGATTAGTTACAACACTTTATCCTATTGCATtgttttttaaatgaaatttaacATGGTTTGTTTGGCAGGGCAATAACAAAAATTCATTGCATATACTCATCTGAAGGAAAAGACCCATGTATTATTTATGGCAACCGTTATTTAATGGGGTTTGGAATAATCCAACTTGGTTTCTCTCAACTTCCTGATTTTCATAATATTTCATGGCTCTCAATACTTGCTGCAGCCATGTCCTTCACATATTCCATAATTGGTCTCATTCTTGGAATTATCAAAATGGCAGGTTATATATGTCTTTTCCTACATCAagtttttctctctattttttcaCATACTTATATTATAATTAAATCGAAATTAtatttaaacataaattaaaCTGAAagttgtatttaaaaaaaaaatacggtTTGATTCAGAGAAGTTTCATTCATGTGATATACTAATATATTGCTAAACATGATATATTAGTAAAATATTAATGGTTGGTTGATGAGTAaagattaaaaatatattattttaaaaattaaaatattttatttttaaaaaatatattttcaatttCAGGAATcataaattagaatttttatacaGTTTATGAATAATatagcataaaaaataaaaatggctTATCATTTTGAGATGTAGAGgactaggggtgttcaaatccaaactGATTCAAATTAAACCGTTCATCCAATTCAATTCAAACCGAAAAtcgattaaaaccgcactaatttggatttgattggattctatttttttacAAACTGCTGGATTtgatcggatttcggatctatttttcataaccgatccaatctaatccaaaccgcacaatgtgctataatattattattttattattatatttacaattatacttataacatgttcaattttttatagatttttatattatttatatattattattatttaataaatattttatgttcaaaatattatttatttatttattttaactaacctataattttatttttatcgttATGTTATCGTTGACTTTTTAAGATATTATTGAGACTtattatgtcattgttgattatttaaaatttgatgttgagacttgttatatatatttaatttttttaatttataaaccgcaaatccaatccaaactgcttgaaattggatcggatcggatcgaattttttttaaaagcatccaatccaaaccgcaccgcaagtAAAATTAGTGTTCAGATCGGCTGAGTTTTTTActcaaaaccgatccaaaccgcatCGCAAACACCCCTATAGAAGAgtatagtaaaaatatattattggctaatattttttttatggttgGTTCTTGAAACAGAAAATGGTACTGTAATGGGTACCCTAGCAGGAGCTAAAGGAGAATTACCGATTGATAAAGTGTGGGGGATATTTCTAGCTCTTGGAAACATTGCCTTTGCATATTCATATTCTTTTATTCTCATTGAAATTCAGGTACATCATTTTTAATTTCTTAATCAaataaaggttttttttttttttttaaaccaaagataggagactcgaacgcacaacctcttaattgagtatggagagactatgccatttgagctattattcaTTGACAAATAAAAGTCTTTTTTTTACTAATTCATAAACTTGAAATTTAATGTATTTACGTGAAATTACATCTAAATTATATTAAGGTGGTGTTTGTTTACAAAA
The DNA window shown above is from Arachis ipaensis cultivar K30076 chromosome B08, Araip1.1, whole genome shotgun sequence and carries:
- the LOC107611871 gene encoding amino acid permease 4-like; the encoded protein is MIDENASAAATTTVSHHHDASLYDDDGRPKRRGTVWTVSSHIITAVIGSGVLSVAWSIAQLGWIAGPIIMIFFSLVTLYTSYFLANCYRAGDPITGKRSYTYMEAIGNILGGKNVYFCGIIQYANLYGTTIGYTIGASLSMMAITKIHCIYSSEGKDPCIIYGNRYLMGFGIIQLGFSQLPDFHNISWLSILAAAMSFTYSIIGLILGIIKMAENGTVMGTLAGAKGELPIDKVWGIFLALGNIAFAYSYSFILIEIQDTIKSPFELKTMMFATRISIATTTTFYVLCGCIGYGAFGNSAPGNLLTAFDNPIWLIDIANLALVIHLVGAYQVYSQPLFAFVEEHASKRWPSLEIEHKVEIPFLPSFKLNKLRLVWRSFFVVVTTFISMLVPFFNDIMGVIGALGFWPLTVYFPVEMYIKQMKIQKWSEKWIGLQCLSMFCLLVTLAALVGSVVGVLLDLSKFKAFSSQL